GGGACTCGAGAAGCTCGGCGTGAAGCACGTGTACTGCGGCACGATCCCGCTGGGCGATGGCTTCGTGGACACGCAGCACGGTCGCATGGCGGTGCCGACGGCGGCGACGCTGCGGCTGCTGGAGGGCCTGCCGGTGCGGCCGGGGCCGGAGGGGTCGGGCGAACTCGTGACGCCGACGGGCGCGGCACTCGTGCGCGTGTTGAGCGAAGGCACGGCGCCGGGAGAGTACTACGTCGCCGCGAGTGGATATGGCGCCGGAACGAAGGACTTTCCAAATACCGCGAACGCCCTGCGCATCGTCCTCGCGGATGCCGTCCTCTACGAGGACCTCGCGCAGCCCGCGCACATGGTTCCCCTGCCGACCGTGAGTGTCATAGTCGCGGATCTCGACGACAGCACTGGCGAGGATGCCGCACAGGTTGCCGAGCTGCTACGCAGCGCTGGCGCCCTCGACGTCGTGCTTCTGCAGAGCATCATGAAGAAGGGACGACCGGGCATCCGCATCGAGGTGCTCTCCAATCCCGGAGACCAGCATCGCCTAGGGCAGCTGCTGCTTCGGGAATCCACAACCATCGGTGTCAGGTCGTATACGGCGACTCGGCAAGAGCTTCCCCGAGAGGAGAGAGTCGTCCAGTTGCTCGGCCACAATATTCGGGTGAAGGTGGTGACATTGCCGGACGGGTCGACTCGGGCAAAGCCAGAGGCCGACGATCTGAGGCAATTGGCGGTGACAACGCGCAAGAGCCTTCCCGCCCTTCGCAACATGCTCGCGAAGCTGCTGTAGTCCGTTCAGCGTGCGTCCCAGGCCGAAATACAGAGGGCACCGGCGCGAACCGATGCCCTCTGTGCCTCTGTGGCAAACCTCAGCGCGCCATAGCCTGCTGATACTTGGTCCGAAGCGCAGCAAGCTCCCCCCGCAGCACCACCAACCGCTGCTTGGCGTCGTTCCCAACCTTCTGGTCCGCCCGCATCATCGCGCCGTAGAGATACCCGATGTGCGCCGACAGCCCGGGTCGCCCATACCGCCACGGCTGACCACGGATCTCCTCGCGTAGCGGTTCCAACCGCGCCTTCGCGGGCCCGGAGGCAACACGGTACGCCTCCTCGAACTCGGCCACGAAGGTATTCATCTCCGTCACCAGGTCGCGCACGGCGAGGTTGTGGTCCAGCAGCTCCTGCATCACCGCGATCGTCACGCCGTCCGCCACGATGCGCGGGTCCGGCTTGATGGACAGCGGCTGCGTGGCGCTCCACGAGCCTGAGGTCAGGCGCACCCGGTACTCGCCAGGGACGATCGTCGGCCCGTTGCGACCGCTGC
This is a stretch of genomic DNA from Gemmatimonadaceae bacterium. It encodes these proteins:
- the larC gene encoding nickel pincer cofactor biosynthesis protein LarC; the encoded protein is MTRIAILDPMSGIAGDMCLGALIDCGLDESFIRELPQTLGIVDIGVKIERVSRGQIACTKVDFTIPPQPHGRHLKHIKAIVEATPAPEAVKQKAIQCFTLITECEAAIHGTTVEKVHLHEVGSVDAILDIVGTIWGLEKLGVKHVYCGTIPLGDGFVDTQHGRMAVPTAATLRLLEGLPVRPGPEGSGELVTPTGAALVRVLSEGTAPGEYYVAASGYGAGTKDFPNTANALRIVLADAVLYEDLAQPAHMVPLPTVSVIVADLDDSTGEDAAQVAELLRSAGALDVVLLQSIMKKGRPGIRIEVLSNPGDQHRLGQLLLRESTTIGVRSYTATRQELPREERVVQLLGHNIRVKVVTLPDGSTRAKPEADDLRQLAVTTRKSLPALRNMLAKLL